One window of Anaerolineales bacterium genomic DNA carries:
- a CDS encoding aldo/keto reductase — protein MNYRQMGKTGLRVSELCLGAMTFGRETAENESIKLLDRFVEAGGNFIDTADVYNEGRSEEIIGGWLKGKNRDDFVIATKVRFRTGPGANDIGLSRKHILAGAENSLRRLGTDYIDIYQIHKWDPLTPIEETLAALNSLVQAGKVRYLGASNLAGHEFQKAIDISRFNGWEPFTCLQPLYNLLDRGTEWELLPVCLNEGAGMIPWSPLRGGWLSGKYRRGMSAPPSGTRIDDAEKHGWSERWSLYANERTWDVIDALFAVAEESGKTLAQVALNWVMNRPGVTAPIIGVRSMSNLEENLGASGWSLTDDQMQKLTRASDVPLPYPHSFEG, from the coding sequence ATGAACTACCGACAAATGGGAAAAACCGGTTTGCGGGTCAGCGAACTTTGCCTCGGCGCGATGACCTTCGGGCGCGAGACCGCCGAGAATGAAAGCATCAAACTCCTTGATCGATTCGTCGAAGCGGGCGGGAACTTTATAGACACTGCCGATGTGTATAACGAGGGCAGGTCGGAGGAGATCATCGGGGGATGGCTGAAAGGCAAAAACCGTGATGATTTTGTGATCGCCACAAAGGTCCGCTTTCGCACGGGTCCGGGTGCCAACGACATCGGCTTGAGCCGCAAACATATCCTTGCCGGGGCAGAAAACAGCCTGCGCCGATTAGGCACAGACTACATCGATATTTACCAAATCCACAAATGGGATCCGCTCACCCCCATCGAAGAGACGCTTGCCGCTTTGAATTCTCTCGTGCAGGCGGGCAAAGTCCGCTATTTGGGCGCGAGCAACCTGGCGGGACATGAATTTCAGAAAGCCATCGACATCAGCCGCTTCAACGGATGGGAACCGTTCACCTGCCTCCAGCCCTTATACAACCTGCTCGACCGCGGAACGGAATGGGAATTGCTCCCGGTTTGTTTGAACGAGGGGGCGGGGATGATTCCGTGGAGTCCATTGCGAGGCGGGTGGCTGAGCGGAAAATATCGCCGGGGAATGTCCGCGCCTCCTTCCGGGACGCGCATCGATGATGCCGAGAAACACGGCTGGAGCGAACGCTGGTCCCTTTACGCCAATGAACGCACCTGGGACGTGATCGATGCCTTGTTCGCCGTCGCAGAAGAATCCGGTAAAACCCTTGCACAGGTCGCATTGAATTGGGTGATGAACCGTCCGGGCGTGACCGCTCCGATCATTGGCGTGCGTTCGATGTCAAATCTCGAAGAGAATCTCGGCGCAAGCGGATGGTCGCTTACGGACGATCAAATGCAAAAACTGACGCGCGCCAGCGATGTGCCGCTCCCCTACCCGCACAGTTTCGAGGGCTGA
- a CDS encoding isoleucine--tRNA ligase, with protein sequence MFKAVNPKLDVPAMEDNVLKMWKKQGIFKKTVEQRQGRPEYVFYEGPPTANGRPGVHHVLARAFKDMFPRYKIMRGYHVSRRGGWDTHGLPVEIEVEKQLGFTNKQQIEEYGIDKFNELCKKSVFTYIQEWEKLTERIAFWVDLDSAYVTYTNDYIESVWWILKNFWEKDLLFKGYKIVPYCPRCGTPLSDHEVALGYDEATDPSVFVRFPLVDKPDTSMLVWTTTPWTLPANVAVAAHPEVDYVTVERAHNGSTEKLILAKSLLEKVFRGEEVKIIDTFKGKKLKGVKYKPLFTFVPLDKPAHFVVMGDFVTTEDGTGLVHQAPAFGAEDMEMAKQYDLPVLLTVQPDGSFIPEVTPWRGVFVKDADPQIIKDLEARGLMFRSESYTHTYPFCWRCSTPLLYYARESWYIRTSARKDQLVNLNKTIHWVPDHIRNGRFGNWLENNIDWSLSRERYWGTPLPVWECDGCHHRECVGSVKELSEKTGKDLTELDLHRPHVDNVHWKCVKCGGGMSRVKDLIDVWFDSGAMPYAQWHYPFENREKFEAQYPADYICEAVDQTRGWFYSLHAISTLLNDKVSFKNVICLGHIQDAEGRKMSKSLGNIVEPWDVINLHGADALRWYLFTATPPGQERRFSSDLVGDVIRSFTLTLWNVYSFFVTYANLDKPQGLKVLAPTNELDRWLLSELNVLVRDVTNAYDDYDVTNATRPVEKFVETLSTWYVRRSRRRFWKNESNADKQSAYSTLYTALVTVAKLVAPAMPFIAEELYQNLVRSVDETAPESVHLAEWPVVMEEFIDESLNREMELVMKLVSLGHSARQKANRKVRQPLAEAAFSVSNITERGALLKNAEVIQDELNVKEVRLLNASTEAVSHSVKPLPKQLGQKYGNKFPAIQKAILAMDSEVVARTLLGGDQVVVNAGGEVFQIISEEVEVKALAKEGFAVAEDGAYVAALVTTLTPELVAEGLAREFVRRVQDLRKTANLDVADRIELFVEASAGLRSAVEAHKDYITAETLCTKLSFSAPPAGTSVVDDEFEGEKVTIGLQKA encoded by the coding sequence ATGTTCAAAGCAGTCAATCCAAAACTCGATGTGCCTGCGATGGAGGACAACGTCCTCAAAATGTGGAAAAAGCAGGGAATTTTCAAAAAGACCGTCGAGCAGCGGCAGGGCAGACCCGAGTATGTTTTCTATGAAGGACCGCCCACCGCCAATGGACGCCCCGGCGTGCATCACGTCCTTGCGCGGGCGTTCAAGGATATGTTCCCGCGCTACAAGATCATGCGCGGATATCACGTCTCACGCCGCGGCGGCTGGGATACGCATGGCCTGCCGGTCGAAATCGAAGTGGAGAAACAACTCGGTTTCACCAACAAACAACAGATCGAAGAATACGGCATCGATAAGTTCAACGAGCTTTGCAAGAAATCGGTCTTTACCTACATCCAGGAATGGGAAAAACTCACCGAACGCATCGCCTTCTGGGTGGATCTGGACAGCGCCTATGTGACCTACACCAACGACTACATCGAGTCGGTCTGGTGGATTTTGAAGAACTTCTGGGAGAAGGATCTGCTCTTCAAGGGCTACAAGATCGTGCCGTATTGCCCTCGCTGCGGCACGCCTCTCTCGGACCATGAGGTGGCGCTTGGCTACGATGAAGCGACCGATCCCTCGGTCTTCGTGCGCTTCCCGCTCGTGGATAAGCCGGATACCTCCATGCTGGTGTGGACGACGACGCCGTGGACTCTTCCCGCCAATGTGGCTGTTGCCGCGCATCCCGAAGTGGACTATGTGACTGTCGAAAGAGCGCACAACGGCTCGACGGAAAAACTGATCCTTGCCAAATCGCTTTTGGAGAAGGTCTTCCGCGGCGAGGAAGTGAAAATCATCGATACCTTCAAAGGGAAAAAGTTGAAAGGCGTGAAGTACAAACCGCTCTTTACCTTCGTACCGCTCGATAAGCCTGCTCACTTTGTTGTGATGGGCGATTTTGTTACCACCGAGGACGGCACGGGTTTGGTTCATCAGGCTCCAGCCTTCGGCGCGGAAGATATGGAGATGGCGAAGCAATACGATCTACCCGTCCTGCTCACCGTTCAACCGGACGGGTCATTCATCCCCGAAGTCACCCCCTGGCGCGGAGTCTTCGTCAAGGATGCCGACCCGCAGATCATCAAAGACCTCGAAGCGCGCGGGTTGATGTTCCGCTCGGAGAGCTACACACATACTTATCCGTTCTGCTGGCGGTGCAGCACGCCGCTGCTCTATTACGCGCGCGAGTCGTGGTACATCCGCACCAGCGCAAGGAAAGACCAACTCGTTAACTTGAACAAGACCATTCACTGGGTCCCCGACCACATCCGTAACGGACGTTTCGGCAACTGGCTGGAAAACAACATCGACTGGTCGCTCTCGCGCGAGCGTTATTGGGGCACGCCGCTTCCGGTCTGGGAATGTGACGGTTGCCATCACCGGGAATGTGTCGGCTCTGTAAAGGAACTTTCTGAAAAGACTGGAAAGGACCTGACCGAACTTGACCTGCACCGCCCACACGTGGACAACGTTCATTGGAAGTGTGTCAAGTGCGGGGGCGGAATGAGCCGCGTCAAGGACTTGATCGATGTCTGGTTTGATTCGGGCGCGATGCCGTATGCCCAGTGGCATTATCCGTTCGAGAATCGGGAAAAGTTCGAGGCGCAATATCCGGCCGATTACATCTGCGAGGCGGTCGATCAAACGCGCGGCTGGTTCTATTCGCTGCATGCCATCTCGACTTTGCTCAACGACAAAGTCTCGTTCAAAAACGTGATCTGCCTCGGTCATATTCAAGACGCCGAAGGACGCAAGATGTCGAAGTCGCTGGGCAACATCGTCGAACCCTGGGATGTGATCAACCTGCACGGCGCGGATGCGCTGCGCTGGTATCTCTTCACCGCCACGCCGCCGGGACAGGAGCGCCGCTTCTCCTCCGATTTGGTCGGGGACGTGATCCGCAGCTTTACGCTTACGCTGTGGAATGTGTATTCGTTCTTCGTGACCTATGCCAACCTCGACAAGCCGCAGGGACTCAAAGTCCTCGCGCCGACGAACGAACTCGACCGCTGGCTGCTCTCCGAGTTGAATGTGCTGGTCCGCGATGTGACCAACGCCTACGACGATTACGACGTGACGAATGCCACGCGCCCTGTCGAAAAATTCGTCGAGACGCTCTCGACCTGGTATGTGCGACGGTCACGCCGACGCTTCTGGAAAAATGAGTCCAATGCAGACAAGCAGTCCGCCTATTCAACTCTTTATACGGCGCTTGTAACAGTTGCCAAACTTGTCGCGCCTGCCATGCCTTTCATCGCTGAGGAGTTGTATCAAAACCTCGTCCGCTCAGTGGATGAGACCGCGCCTGAATCGGTGCATCTCGCGGAGTGGCCCGTTGTGATGGAGGAGTTCATCGACGAGTCTCTCAACCGCGAAATGGAACTGGTTATGAAACTTGTTTCGCTTGGTCACTCGGCGCGGCAGAAGGCGAACCGCAAAGTCCGTCAGCCATTGGCGGAAGCTGCTTTCTCAGTAAGTAATATCACCGAGCGAGGTGCTTTACTCAAGAATGCTGAAGTGATTCAAGATGAGTTAAACGTCAAAGAAGTACGACTATTAAATGCTTCCACCGAAGCCGTGTCTCACTCTGTAAAACCCCTACCTAAACAGCTTGGACAGAAATATGGAAACAAGTTCCCTGCCATCCAAAAGGCGATACTTGCGATGGATTCTGAGGTAGTTGCGCGCACTTTGCTTGGCGGCGATCAGGTTGTTGTCAATGCTGGAGGCGAAGTATTCCAAATCATCTCTGAAGAAGTGGAAGTGAAGGCGCTTGCAAAGGAAGGTTTTGCTGTGGCAGAAGATGGCGCGTACGTTGCCGCGCTCGTTACCACATTGACGCCCGAACTAGTTGCTGAGGGCTTGGCACGTGAATTCGTTCGCCGAGTGCAGGACCTGCGCAAGACCGCAAACCTCGATGTCGCCGACCGCATCGAATTGTTCGTGGAAGCCAGTGCAGGTTTGAGGTCCGCGGTGGAGGCTCATAAAGATTACATCACCGCAGAGACACTCTGTACGAAGTTATCCTTTTCTGCGCCGCCTGCCGGTACGTCTGTTGTTGATGATGAGTTTGAGGGCGAAAAGGTGACAATCGGCCTGCAAAAAGCCTGA
- a CDS encoding aldehyde dehydrogenase family protein, protein MAFKLTYATMFNPPETLHKGFDKAVAHLKANLGREYGMIIDGKDVFADEKLDDFSPVNTEWKLAVMQKGNASHAKMAIDAARRAFPKWSRTPWQTRVKLVRKASALIEKRIFELGAAMALEVGKNRMESLGDVQETADLMYYSALMMEQNNGFIKPMGKDPLVGFDSTNVSVLRPYGVWLIVSPFNFPFALTGGPTGAALVAGNTVVIKPATDTAWIVRLYAECLRDAGFPNGVVNFVTGPGSSLGQALVENPEIDGVTFTGSFDVGMKMYRDFANRNYVRPIVLELGGKNPAIVSRNANLEDAATGIVRSAFGLQGQKCSAASRIIVEEPVYDELVAKLKAKVDAFVIGDPTERSTYIGPVVNKSSYNDFKNFCEEIHGAGGKFLTGGKVKTGGMYDKGYFCEPTLVTDLPFEHRLWQYEMFLPISTIGKVSNLDEAMKIANNVNYGLTAGFYGSLKETDWFFDNIEAGVTYANRPQGATTGAWPGFQPFGGWKGSGASGKNGGGYYYVQLYMHEQIRTLVKPAKPAPAKKAVKKVIKKKIATKSLKGKKAAKKKK, encoded by the coding sequence ATGGCTTTCAAACTCACGTACGCCACCATGTTCAACCCGCCTGAGACCCTGCACAAAGGCTTCGACAAAGCCGTCGCCCACCTCAAGGCGAACCTCGGCAGGGAATACGGGATGATCATCGATGGCAAGGATGTATTTGCCGACGAAAAATTGGACGACTTCTCCCCCGTCAACACCGAATGGAAACTGGCGGTGATGCAAAAGGGCAACGCCTCTCACGCCAAAATGGCGATCGACGCGGCGCGGCGCGCCTTCCCCAAATGGAGTCGCACCCCCTGGCAGACCCGCGTCAAACTGGTGCGCAAGGCTTCGGCCCTGATCGAGAAGCGCATTTTCGAACTCGGCGCGGCAATGGCATTGGAGGTCGGCAAGAACCGCATGGAATCGCTCGGCGACGTGCAGGAGACTGCCGACCTTATGTATTATTCGGCTTTGATGATGGAGCAGAACAACGGCTTCATCAAACCGATGGGCAAGGATCCGCTTGTCGGCTTCGACTCGACGAATGTTTCCGTTCTCCGCCCTTACGGCGTCTGGCTGATCGTCTCCCCGTTCAACTTCCCCTTCGCTCTCACGGGCGGACCGACAGGCGCGGCGCTCGTGGCTGGCAATACCGTCGTCATCAAACCTGCCACCGATACCGCATGGATCGTGCGTTTGTATGCGGAATGCCTGCGCGATGCGGGATTCCCGAACGGTGTGGTGAACTTTGTGACCGGACCCGGCTCGTCCCTTGGCCAGGCTTTGGTCGAAAATCCAGAAATTGATGGTGTGACCTTTACCGGGTCCTTCGATGTCGGCATGAAAATGTACCGCGATTTCGCGAACCGTAACTACGTCCGCCCGATCGTGCTCGAGCTCGGCGGGAAGAATCCCGCCATCGTGTCGCGCAATGCCAATTTGGAAGATGCAGCCACCGGCATCGTCCGATCCGCATTCGGCTTGCAGGGACAGAAATGCTCCGCCGCCTCCCGCATCATCGTGGAAGAGCCCGTCTACGATGAACTCGTCGCCAAACTCAAAGCCAAGGTCGACGCCTTCGTCATCGGCGACCCGACCGAACGCAGTACCTACATCGGTCCCGTCGTCAACAAAAGCTCCTATAACGACTTCAAGAATTTCTGCGAAGAGATTCACGGCGCAGGAGGAAAGTTCCTCACCGGCGGCAAGGTCAAGACCGGCGGCATGTACGACAAAGGCTACTTCTGCGAACCGACCCTCGTCACCGACCTGCCCTTCGAACATCGTTTGTGGCAGTACGAGATGTTCCTGCCCATCAGCACAATCGGCAAGGTCAGCAATCTCGACGAAGCCATGAAGATCGCCAATAACGTCAACTACGGGCTCACTGCAGGATTCTACGGCTCGCTTAAGGAAACTGACTGGTTCTTCGACAACATCGAAGCCGGTGTGACCTACGCCAATCGCCCGCAAGGCGCGACCACCGGCGCATGGCCCGGCTTCCAACCCTTCGGCGGCTGGAAAGGCTCCGGCGCCAGCGGCAAGAACGGCGGCGGTTACTACTACGTCCAGCTTTACATGCATGAACAGATTCGAACATTGGTCAAACCCGCCAAGCCTGCACCTGCAAAGAAGGCTGTGAAGAAGGTGATTAAGAAAAAGATTGCCACAAAGTCCCTGAAAGGGAAGAAAGCGGCGAAGAAAAAGAAGTAA
- a CDS encoding RNA-binding protein yields the protein MEYKLYVGNLAYSVTEADLQTLFAQAGAVKSVALIKDKFTGQSKGFAFVEMENQQGMDTAINMFNGKDFQDRALTVSIARPREERPRFGGGYDSRGGGKDRKRKPRGGDNKQRW from the coding sequence ATGGAATACAAACTTTACGTCGGGAACCTGGCTTACTCGGTCACCGAAGCCGACCTTCAGACGCTGTTCGCGCAGGCAGGGGCGGTCAAATCGGTGGCGCTGATCAAGGACAAGTTCACGGGTCAATCCAAGGGTTTTGCCTTCGTCGAGATGGAAAACCAACAGGGCATGGATACCGCCATCAACATGTTCAACGGCAAGGACTTTCAGGATCGCGCCCTGACCGTCAGCATCGCCCGCCCGCGAGAGGAACGCCCGAGGTTCGGCGGCGGGTACGATAGCCGCGGCGGCGGAAAAGACCGCAAGCGAAAACCCCGGGGCGGAGACAATAAACAACGTTGGTAA
- a CDS encoding DUF1211 domain-containing protein — MSKGRLEAFSDGVLAIIITIMVLELAPPHEPNLSALTSLIPKFLSYVLSFIFIAIYWNNHHHLWQAVEKVNGSILWANIHLLFWLSLVPFVTGWMGENPFTALPVALYGVVMWMSGLAYYIMVRALTAHHDRGSLLAAALGNKTKEYISLSLYTISIPLAFLFPWVSLVLFVIVAIIWLIPDRRIEDLLKDK, encoded by the coding sequence ATGAGCAAAGGAAGACTCGAAGCCTTCAGCGACGGCGTGCTCGCCATTATCATCACGATCATGGTTCTCGAACTGGCTCCGCCGCATGAGCCGAATCTTTCCGCATTGACGTCGTTGATTCCAAAATTCCTGAGTTATGTGTTGAGTTTTATCTTTATAGCCATTTACTGGAACAACCATCATCATCTCTGGCAGGCGGTGGAGAAGGTCAACGGCTCGATCCTTTGGGCGAATATTCACCTGCTCTTCTGGCTGTCCCTTGTTCCCTTCGTAACCGGCTGGATGGGCGAGAATCCATTCACCGCATTGCCCGTTGCGTTGTATGGGGTTGTAATGTGGATGTCCGGATTGGCATATTACATCATGGTCCGCGCATTGACGGCGCATCATGACAGGGGCTCACTCCTCGCCGCCGCGCTTGGTAATAAAACCAAGGAATACATCTCCCTCTCCCTCTATACGATCTCCATTCCGCTTGCATTTCTGTTTCCCTGGGTTTCCCTTGTCTTATTCGTGATCGTCGCCATCATCTGGTTGATCCCCGACCGCCGCATCGAAGACCTTTTGAAGGACAAGTAA
- a CDS encoding diguanylate cyclase, whose product MILDAGPVHWANIYYSYLLILIAFLILVVTFRRSKGVYQRQAAMILAAAVVPWLVHVGFVLSGGGLLPNADMTPFIFSFTALFIAFALIRYRLLDIVPIARSALIESMGEGVLVLDSNDRIVDVNPAARRELSPDFSLGDRVESAFKHMPDLVEKFSKTAQARTEITVGEITLDLSISTLLDAKGRPMGRLVVWRDITALKQTRDKLEKLAITDELTLTYNRRHFMELAESQIGFARRYGTPLAFAMIDLDYFKEINDSYGHQAGDRALAGLAAILRGNIRDFDIIGRLGGEEFAILMPKTDEQAALQAVERLRAVVAESPFGLGTDSIKITFSLGLTEFMGGRDSLESMLRRADHALYEAKRTGRDQIVVWSTDTEERFTPPA is encoded by the coding sequence ATGATTCTCGACGCGGGTCCGGTCCATTGGGCGAATATCTATTATTCCTATCTGCTCATCCTGATCGCATTCCTGATCCTTGTCGTAACCTTCCGTCGTTCGAAGGGAGTGTATCAACGGCAGGCGGCGATGATCCTGGCGGCCGCTGTAGTGCCCTGGCTTGTACACGTCGGGTTTGTCCTGTCTGGCGGTGGCTTACTGCCCAATGCGGATATGACCCCTTTCATTTTTTCGTTCACCGCGTTGTTCATTGCCTTTGCGCTGATCCGTTACCGCCTGCTTGATATTGTGCCGATCGCGCGCAGCGCGTTGATCGAAAGCATGGGTGAAGGCGTGCTTGTGCTCGATTCGAACGACCGTATTGTGGATGTCAACCCGGCCGCGAGAAGGGAACTGTCACCCGATTTTTCGCTCGGCGATCGGGTGGAATCCGCCTTTAAACACATGCCGGATCTCGTCGAAAAATTTTCCAAAACCGCTCAAGCCCGTACGGAGATTACCGTCGGAGAAATCACGCTTGATTTAAGCATTTCCACCCTTCTGGATGCGAAAGGACGGCCCATGGGCAGGCTGGTCGTCTGGCGCGATATCACCGCGCTTAAGCAGACCCGCGATAAACTCGAAAAACTTGCCATTACGGACGAACTGACTTTAACTTATAACCGGCGTCATTTCATGGAATTGGCGGAGAGCCAGATCGGCTTCGCACGACGGTACGGGACCCCGCTCGCCTTCGCAATGATCGACCTCGACTACTTCAAAGAAATCAATGACAGCTACGGCCACCAGGCGGGGGACAGGGCGCTGGCAGGGCTTGCCGCAATCCTTCGAGGGAACATCCGCGATTTCGACATCATCGGGAGGTTGGGCGGCGAGGAGTTCGCGATCCTCATGCCAAAAACGGACGAACAGGCGGCGCTGCAGGCAGTCGAACGATTGCGCGCCGTCGTGGCAGAAAGCCCGTTCGGGTTGGGGACAGACTCCATAAAGATCACATTCAGCCTGGGTTTGACCGAATTCATGGGCGGACGGGATTCACTTGAATCCATGCTGCGCCGCGCAGACCATGCCTTGTATGAGGCCAAGAGAACCGGCAGGGATCAGATCGTGGTCTGGAGTACAGATACGGAAGAGAGGTTTACACCCCCGGCTTGA
- the ftcD gene encoding glutamate formimidoyltransferase — translation MSQLIECIPNFSEARRPEVIDKIAAAIQSVAEVKLLDRSSDLDHNRTVLTFAGSPAGVEEAAFLAIKTAAELIDLDAHTGEHPRIGATDVVPFVPLSGASMDECIAIAKRLGERVGRELKIPVYLYEAAATKPERTNLENIRRGQYEGLKKEIETDSNRKPDYGPSKLPKAGATVIGARNPLIAFNVYLTTDDVNIAKKIAKAVRQSSGGLRYVKGLGLLVDGRAQVSMNLTNFPETPIARVVEFIRREAERYGVGIHHSELVGLIPQAALVDAAVWYTQLDSFSPEQILESRLYSPPTADASDSAGSGSSFIEQLAAPTPTPGGGSAGAYAGAMGAALVAMVSGVTIGKKKYADVEAEMQAIRVVAENLRAELTQAVDDDAASFEVLMAKFKMPKETDDQNSARDAAITQATLNAAHIPLHVAQHAVKVMELALKCAKHGLQSAISDAMSGFAMARASLTAAGFNVRININSLAEKSLGDKMLKDLAALEKAADKLEEEIQLVMKERGGV, via the coding sequence ATGTCCCAACTCATCGAATGCATCCCCAACTTCTCCGAAGCGCGGCGACCGGAAGTGATAGATAAGATCGCCGCCGCCATCCAGTCGGTCGCCGAGGTCAAACTCCTCGACCGTTCCTCCGACCTCGACCACAACCGCACCGTGTTGACCTTTGCCGGGTCGCCTGCGGGTGTGGAGGAAGCCGCCTTTCTTGCCATCAAGACCGCCGCCGAATTAATTGATCTCGACGCGCATACCGGAGAGCATCCGCGCATCGGCGCGACGGATGTCGTTCCATTCGTTCCGCTCAGCGGCGCGAGCATGGACGAATGTATCGCCATCGCCAAACGACTCGGCGAGCGCGTCGGCAGGGAACTCAAAATCCCTGTTTATCTCTATGAAGCCGCTGCGACCAAGCCCGAACGAACGAATCTCGAAAACATCCGCAGGGGGCAATACGAAGGCTTGAAGAAAGAGATTGAGACCGATTCAAATCGCAAACCGGATTACGGTCCAAGCAAACTTCCGAAGGCGGGCGCGACCGTCATCGGCGCGCGCAACCCGCTGATCGCATTCAACGTTTATCTCACCACCGATGATGTCAATATCGCCAAAAAGATCGCCAAGGCTGTGCGTCAGTCTTCGGGCGGATTGCGTTATGTCAAAGGTCTCGGTCTGCTCGTGGACGGCCGCGCGCAGGTCTCGATGAATCTCACCAACTTCCCCGAAACGCCCATCGCCCGCGTCGTCGAATTCATCCGCCGCGAAGCGGAGCGTTACGGCGTGGGAATTCATCACAGCGAACTCGTCGGCTTGATTCCGCAGGCAGCGTTGGTGGATGCCGCGGTCTGGTACACCCAATTGGATTCTTTCTCTCCCGAACAGATTCTCGAATCCCGGCTTTACTCTCCTCCCACCGCGGACGCTTCGGATTCCGCCGGTAGCGGATCCAGTTTCATCGAACAGTTAGCCGCACCGACTCCGACTCCTGGCGGCGGTTCTGCCGGAGCCTATGCCGGAGCGATGGGAGCGGCTCTGGTTGCCATGGTTTCAGGAGTCACCATCGGCAAAAAGAAATATGCCGATGTGGAAGCCGAAATGCAAGCCATTCGAGTCGTTGCCGAGAATCTCCGCGCCGAGCTGACCCAAGCCGTGGACGACGATGCCGCTTCCTTTGAAGTTTTAATGGCGAAGTTCAAAATGCCAAAGGAGACGGATGATCAAAACTCCGCCCGGGATGCGGCGATCACACAGGCGACATTGAATGCCGCGCATATCCCGCTCCATGTGGCGCAGCATGCCGTCAAAGTGATGGAGCTCGCCCTCAAATGCGCCAAGCACGGACTGCAAAGCGCCATCAGCGACGCCATGTCCGGCTTTGCCATGGCGCGCGCCTCGCTGACAGCGGCCGGATTCAATGTGCGCATCAATATCAATTCGCTCGCGGAAAAGTCGCTGGGCGATAAGATGTTGAAGGATTTGGCCGCGCTGGAAAAGGCGGCGGATAAACTCGAGGAGGAGATCCAGCTTGTGATGAAAGAACGAGGCGGGGTTTAA